The segment GACCGAGGCTTTCGGCAATTCGATCGAACTCGTCGACATCGACGGTGACGGCCTGCAGGAGATCCTGGGCTACCAGACACCGACGTCGTTCATGCGTATCTTCGACGCCGACACCCAGGAGGAGAAGCCGCTCCAATGACTCCCGACCCCAGTGCGCTGCAGGCTCTGACCGGCGGCTTCGGCGCGCTGATCACGCCGGGTCTCGCCCTGTCGCTGGTGGCGATGGTGGTCGGGGGCTTGGCGCTCGGGGCGGCGCTCGACCGGCGGGATCACCTCGTCACGGTCGCGGTCTTCGTGCTCCTCTTCACCAGTGCGACGGCTCGCCGCGGGGTGGGCACGACCGGAGTCACCGCACTGTGGGTGGGACTGGCCGCGCTGGTCGCGGTGATCGTGTGCCTGCGGGCGCACGGCGGGGTCTGGCGGGGGCTCCTGGCCGGACTCCTGTTGGCCGTGGTGGCGATCCTGTGGCGGATCGAACTCTTCGGTCCGGTACTCCTGGAACTGCGCGGCGCATGGCAGAGCGTGCCGGCATGGGGAACCCTGGTCGTCTACCACCTGGCCACCGCCCTCGCGTTGGCGGGTGTCTACGTGGTGGCGGCCGAGTCGGGGCGGAATCTTCCGGGCCGGCTGTCGTGGCTTCCGTGGGCGCTCACCTGCATCGGCACGGCTGCTCTGATCGCCACCGGCGGCTGGTCGGGGCTCGTCCAGGTCCTGCTGCTGCGCTGGCCCCACCTCCCGCTGGGCTGAGCTCGGCGGGGTCGGCGTACCGTGGCGGCAGTACGAAGCCCCGCCGCGACACGCGCAGCGGGGCTTCATCCCATCGGTTCCATTGTGAACGTCTGCTCCTGGGTCGTCTTGTTCGGTTCCTAGCGCCGCAGCCACCAGAAGATGTCCGCGAGCAACGTGAGGAGACCGAGGAAGTCCTCGGAAGTCATTCCGACCTCCTTCGGCAAGGTTTCGAGGATCGTGAGCCACACCGCCCCACCCGTCCCCATTCCCGGTCACCCCGATCCCGCTGCAGATTCCGTGCCGACATGGACTTCCTGGGAACGACGGACCACGACGACGGTCGTGTCGTCCACCGCCTCGGCGGCCGCATGGGCCTTCACGCGCTCGAAGATCGATGCGAGCAATCGCCGCGGCTCGTGCTCCCGCTCGGCACGGAGCAGCGCGGCGAGGCGCTGGGGACCGAAGGGTTCGCCCTCGGAGTCCTCCTCGTCGATCACACCGTCGGAGTAGGCCACGAGCGTATCGCCAGGATCGAGGCGGATGGTCCCGGCGTGGTAGCCGGCGTCGGGATCGACACCCAGCACCGGACCGCCGCGGGTCAGGGGTTCGCAGCGTTCGCGTCGGGATCGGATCCACAGCGGGGGTTCGATGCCCGCCACGCAGTACTCCACGACGCCCGTCCGTGGATCGATCAACGCGCAGAACAGGGCGATGAAGTTTCCGACCGAGGTCATTCCGTGGACGTGCCGGTTCACGTGCGCGATCGCGTCGGAAAGGGGGAGGCCGGGTCGCACGGTCTCGCGGACGGCCGTCCGGACTCCGCTCGTGAGGAGGCTGGCCGGAATCCCCTTGCCGGAGGCATCGGCGACGACGACCACGACCCCGCCATCGGACAGGGTGAAGTGATCGTGCAGATCGCCACCGACCGACCGGCTGCTGACGGTCCGGCCGCACACCGTGATCGAGTCGCCCAGGATCGGTGCCTGGGGCAGCAACTGTTGCTGGATCTTCTGGGCGAGTTGCAGTTCCGTCCGCACACGCTCGCGCGCGAGGTCCTCCTCGTGCAGACGGGCGTTCTGCAGCGCCGCCGCGGCCTGGCGGCACAGCGAGTCGACGTGGTAGAGGTGCAGGGCACCGTACGCGCGGCCGTCGTTCCGCGGGCCGAGCACCAGCAGGGCGACCGTCTCGCCCGAGGACACCAGCGGTGCGACCACGTGCGCGTCGGCGCGTCGGATCCAGGCCCGGGTGGAGGGGCCGAACCGATGGTCTTCGGTTGCGCGATCTGGCGGCAGGACGAGAACTTCACGCGATCCGCAGAGAAGTCGCGCGAGCGACGATTCGTCGCCCAGCTGCAGGGCCGTCGCCAGCTCCCCGTCGAGTCCGTGGGGCACCCATCGGCTCCCGTGCGGCTCGAGGATCCGCGCCTGGCGCGTGTCCACCAGCTGGCGGACGCCACCGAGGAAGTCCTCGATCACCGCCTCGGGTTCGCGCGACTCCGACAGGGTGCGGCCGAGCTCGTCGGCCACCCGGCGGATCCGTCGTTGCTCGGGGTACAGGACGCGATCGATCCCGCCGGCCAGAGCACGAACGGGAGCTCGTGTCAGCGTGAACAGGGCGACCAGCCCCACGATCACCAGGAGGTAGACCGCCGGACGCGCCGACGGATCCAGGCGCGGCCCCACGATGCCGGCCGTGACCCAGGCGCCCAGCGCGACCGGCAGGCCCAGGAACGCGGCGACGAGCGCCTGTCGGGTCAGATGGGCCAGATCGATCACACCGCTGCGGAGCAGGGCCAACGAGAAGCTCGCCGGCACGAGCGGCAGGGCGAGCACCGCGAGCTCGTCGAGCGGCCAGGCGTGGGTGGGGTCGAGCAGTCGGGCCAGGGCCGCGATCGTGAGTGGCAGCACACCCAACCCGAGTCCCAGTGCGGCCAGGCGTAGCTTCGATCCGCGCACCCAGGTCTCGCGGCGCTGGATCTTGCGGACGAACACCGCGATCCCCGCGAGTACGTACCCGACGAACAGAAGTGTGGTGGCGGTCAGGAGCCAGGGCTCGACCGCGCGTGCCGCCGGGCTGGCCGGAGCCAGCGACGACGCGACGTGGACGGGCAGCAGGACCACCGCCGGCACCAGCACCCAGCGCTGCCGCGCGTATCCCGCCTCCCGGCTCGCGACCCCTTCGGGGAAGATCAACAGGAAACGCAGCAGGAAGGCCGCCAGCAGCGCCTGCATCCCGTCTCGCAGCCCGGTGACCAGTCGGATCCAGTGGCGGTCGGGGAGGCTGGGCAGGTCGAGGAAGGGAAAGGCCAGCAACACGCACAGCACGTAGAACGTGCGGCCGAGCTCGTCGTCGCGGCGGAGGTAGGTGACGAAGCCCAGGAACAGGAAGCAGATCGCGCTGAGGCGCATGGAGAGCGTGAGGACCTGGCTCTCCATCGGGCGTCGGCTGAGCTCGATGTCGAGGACCAGGGGACGGTCGTTCCGCAGCAGTGTCAGACGGAGCTCGTCGCCGGCGTGCTGGCCGACCAGGGAGGCTCGGACGTCGGCGTAACTGGCGACCCGTTCCCGCCCGAGGGCGATCACCCGATCGCCGACCTCGACGCCGGCCCGGGCGGCCGGCCCGTCGGGTTCGACGACCATGACGGTGGTCTGACGGAGCTTCCAGCCGAGGTCGGGACGCCGGAGCATCTCGAGACCACCGGGGATCTCGAGGACCAGGAGCAGGGGCACGACGGCGAGCAACAGACGTCGCCCGAGTCGGCCGGGGGACCGGTCCACTCCACCCTCCCGTTCTGGAGTCGTCCGCACTCTGACCGATGTCCCGCGCGGCCGTCAAGCGCGGTCGAGGCGAGACGTCACCGGGCGAGGACCATGCGGCGCGTCACCACCTGCCCCTCGAACTCCAGGCGCGTGAAGTAGAGTCCCGAGGCGACCGGACGTCCGGTGCGATCGGTGCCGTCCCACATCACCTCGTCGCGACCTGCCGCGTGCACCGACTCGACGAGGTTGCGTACGATCCGCCCACGCGCGTCGTAGACCCGCAGGGAGACGTGACCCTCGCGCGGGATCGCGTAGGCGACCAGGGTGCGCGGGTTGAACGGGTTGGGAACGGGGCGTCCGAGCCACGCGCGGTCGTTCGCCAGGACGGCCGGGACGTCGGGCTCGTCGATGCCGACCGACGTGGACAGCCCCGCCTGATCGACGATCGTTCCGGCCAGGGCACGTGTGATCGCGTGCCCCAGCGTGGGGTCGAGCTGTTGGTAGGTGTCGGTGGAGCGGTGGTAGTCGCCGTAGGCCGCCCAGTCCTCCTCGATGGCCAGCAGGGCGGGGATCCCCGCCTGGAGGAACGGGATGTGATCGCTGCCGAAGGGATTGAAGCTGAAGCTCCACTCCAGTCCACCCAGGGCGACCACGTTGTCACGCAGCGACGTCATCAGGGGCTCCGAGGCCTGGTTCGCTTCGATCAACACGCCGAAGTCGTCCTGCCAGGCCGAGACCATGTCCATGGTCAGGGCGGCGGTCACGGTCCATCCGTTGGCCGCGAGCTGGTCGACGTAGGCCTGACTACCGTACAGTCCCTGTTCCTCGCCTCCGAAACAGACGAAGTGCACGCTGCGCTCGGGGACGGCGTCGGCGAAGACCTCGGCCAGGTGCAGGACCGCCGCCGTCCCGCTGGCATTGTCCTCGGCGCCGGGCGCGAGCTGGGTCGGGATCTCGCTGGTCGCGTCGTAGTGCGCACCCACGACCACGACCTCGTCGGGGAGTCCGGCGCCCTCGCGGATCGCGATCAGGTTCTGTGTCGTCCATCCCGGCATGGGCACCGTCTGGGAGACGACGGAGTACCCCGCGGACTCGAAGCCCGTGGTGAGCCAGGCGACGGCATCGTCGACGCCGCCGGCCTGGCCCTCGCTGTAGGTGTAGCGGGTGGTGATCGTGCCCGACCGCCCACTGGCGTCCAACGGTAGGTCTCCCGAGAGCTTGCGGACGATCTCGGAGTAGCGCGCGAGATCGACTTCGTCGATCAGCGCGGTCTTGGCGGCGGAGTCGACACGGCGGGGCAGATTGGCCACCCCGTCGCGGGGACGCGGTGGTGGCGTGAGCCACGTCAGGCGTTCGAAGTGGTGGGAGAGATGGGAGTGCCCCGCGGGGTCGTCGAGGGCGACGATCCGATGACCGCTCCATCGCGCGAGGGTCCGCAGATCGTCGTCGGCATGGACGGCGGACTCGCGCACGACGTACAACTGTTCGCCGTCGGGGGCACGGAGCGTCCGGGCCGACGCGGGCAGGGCTGGCGTGGCGCCGGGTGCCGGCACCCACACGGTCCTGTCGCCCAGGATCCGGACCTGCACCTCGGCCTCGGACGGACGCGGTGTGCCGGAATCGACCAGATGGACGACGGGGCCGGCCATCGCGGTGGTGGCGCCCAGCAGCGCGACGGCGCACAGCAGCAATCGGAGTCTCGGCATGGATCCACTTCCGTCGGGAAACGCTCTCTCACAAAAGTACCACCACCGACGGGGCCCGGGAAAGGGTCGTGGCGAGATCCCGACCCCTCGGTCCACGGTGGCGGCGGGGGCCCGATGGTTCGCGGCGGCAGCCGTCGTGGTCCTCGGGGCGTGCGCCTCGACCCCGCGGTCGGAGCGCGTCGGCGCCACGGTGGAGGTCTCGCCGGACTTCGGGCGCGTGCTCGAGGCGACCCTTGCCGTGGCCCCCACCGTCCCAGGTCCCACGACCGCAACCCTGCACGGGGACCTGCGGCGCGTGGCCCTCGAACTCCACGATCATCTGTACGCAGGATTGCCCGCCACTCGGTTGGTCGGCCCCGACAGCGTCGGAGCCCGGTTGGAGACCGGGGACGTCGGCCTGAGGCCGCTCGTCCGGCGACTGGCCCTGGGCGACCGGCTGCTGCCGGCCGATGGCGAACCCCTGCGACGTGCGCTCGGGCAGCGGTACGTCCTGCTGACCTGGATCGCGGAGACGGTCGTCACCGGATCGGAGCGGCCGCGCACCGACCTCGACGTCTCGGACTTCAACACGGACCAGGGACTGGCCTCCTATCGGCGCATCGAGGGTGCCCTGCACGGGGCCGTCGTCGATCTCGAGCGCGCCGAGGTGTTGTGGCGTGCCCGCGAGCCCTACCGCGGACGTCCCGTCTTCGACGACGCTCCCTTCGGTACGGAACTCGATCGTCTTCGGGCATCGGCGGCGACCACGCTCGCGATGACCCTGGAGAGTTCGTGACCATTCCCGCGTGGACGCCCAACTCGTTGTCAGGACGTCCGATTGACCGCCGCGCGGGCCGTTGCTAGCCTACCCGTTCTCCCGACCGGCCCCGCCGGTCCCCCGACCCGTGGCGGCCCCGTGGCCAGCCTTCCGCCCGCACCGAGCGCGAAGCCCCGCGCCGAGGACGACGATGGACAAGCAGTACGATCCCACCGGACTCGAGGAGAAGTGGTATCCGCAGTGGGAAGAGGCCGGCCTGTTCACGCCGCCCGAGGACCTCGAGCCCACCGAGGACGCCCCGGCCTTCGTGATCACGCTGCCGCCGCCGAACGTCACGGGCATCCTGCACATCGGTCACTGCCTCGGTGCCGGCATCATGGACGCGCTCGTGCGCTACTACCGCATGTGCGGACGGCCGACGCTGTTCGTCCCCGGCACCGACCACGCCAGCATCGCCACCGAGAACAAGGTCGTCGCCCAGTTGCGCAGCGAAGGCATCGACGCGCGCGACCTCGACCGCGACGCCTTCCTCGAGCGCGCCTGGAAGTGGGCCGACGATCACCACGACGTGATCGTCTCGCAGTTCAAGCGCTACGGCGTGAGCCTCGACTGGACACGCGAAGCCTTCACCATGGACGAGCAGCGCACGCGCGCGGTGCTCACGGCCTTCGTGAAGCTGTACGAGAAGGGCCTGGTCTTCCGCGGCGACTACATGACGAACTGGTCGGTCGCCCAGCAGAGCGCCGTGAGTGACGAAGAGGTCGTGCACAAGGAGGTGAACGGCAAGCTCTGGCACTTCCGCTATCCGCTGAAGGAGACCGGCTACCTGGTCGTGGCGACCACCCGCCCCGAGACCATGCTCGGCGACACCGCGGTGGCGGTGAACCCCGACGCCGAGAAGACCGCGTGGTTGAAGGGCCAGACGGTGATCCTGCCGCTCGTCGGGCGCGAGATGCCGGTGATCGAGGACGACCACGTCGATCCCGAGTTCGGCACCGGCTGCGTGAAGGTCACGCCCGCGCACGACCCCAACGACTACGAGATGGGCAAGCGGCACGACCTGGACTTCGTGAACATCCTGGATCCCGACGGGACGATCAGCGACGCCGCCCCCGAGGCCTACCGCGGCCTCGACCGCTTCGAGGCGCGTAAGAAGGTCGTGGCCGACATGGAGGCCGAAGGCCTGCTCGAGAAGATCGAGGACCACACGCACATGGTCGGCTACCACGACCGCAGCGACACGGTGATCGAGCCCTACATCTCGAAGCAGTGGTTCCTGAAGATGGACGACCTCGCGAAGCCCGCGATCGAAGCGGTGGAGAAGGGCGAGATCACCATCTTCCCCGATCGCTGGCAGGGCGTGTACTTCCACTGGATGCGCAACATCCGCGACTGGTGCATCAGCCGACAGTTGCGCTGGGGGCACCGGATTCCCTTCTACGAGTGCGCCGACTGCGGCCACGAGATGGTGCAGGTCGACGCGCCCACGCGGTGCGCCGAGTGCGGCAGCGAGTCGCTCGAGCAGGACGAAGACGTCCTCGACACCTGGTTCAGTTCGTGGCTGTGGACCTTCAGTCCGCTGGGCTGGCCCGAGAAGACCGACGACCTGCGGAAGTTCCACCCCACGAGCGTGCTCGTGACCGGATCGGACATCATCTTCTTCTGGGTCGCGCGCATGATCATGGCCAGCTACGAGTTCCTCGACGAGCCACCCTTCGAAGAGGTGCTCTTCCACGGCATCGTGCGCGACGAGAAGGGACGAAAGCTCAGCAAGAGTCTGGGCAACAGTCCCGACCCGATCGAACTCATGGACGAGTACGGTGCCGACGCGCTGCGCTTCGTGCTGGTGATGCTCACGCCGACGGGCTCGGACATCAACTTCAGCGACGGGACCTGCGAGACGGGCCGGAACTTCTGCACGAAGATCTGGAACGCCACGCGGCTGCTGTTCGGGCACCTCGACGAGTCCGACCTGCA is part of the Candidatus Krumholzibacteriia bacterium genome and harbors:
- a CDS encoding SpoIIE family protein phosphatase; translation: MDRSPGRLGRRLLLAVVPLLLVLEIPGGLEMLRRPDLGWKLRQTTVMVVEPDGPAARAGVEVGDRVIALGRERVASYADVRASLVGQHAGDELRLTLLRNDRPLVLDIELSRRPMESQVLTLSMRLSAICFLFLGFVTYLRRDDELGRTFYVLCVLLAFPFLDLPSLPDRHWIRLVTGLRDGMQALLAAFLLRFLLIFPEGVASREAGYARQRWVLVPAVVLLPVHVASSLAPASPAARAVEPWLLTATTLLFVGYVLAGIAVFVRKIQRRETWVRGSKLRLAALGLGLGVLPLTIAALARLLDPTHAWPLDELAVLALPLVPASFSLALLRSGVIDLAHLTRQALVAAFLGLPVALGAWVTAGIVGPRLDPSARPAVYLLVIVGLVALFTLTRAPVRALAGGIDRVLYPEQRRIRRVADELGRTLSESREPEAVIEDFLGGVRQLVDTRQARILEPHGSRWVPHGLDGELATALQLGDESSLARLLCGSREVLVLPPDRATEDHRFGPSTRAWIRRADAHVVAPLVSSGETVALLVLGPRNDGRAYGALHLYHVDSLCRQAAAALQNARLHEEDLARERVRTELQLAQKIQQQLLPQAPILGDSITVCGRTVSSRSVGGDLHDHFTLSDGGVVVVVADASGKGIPASLLTSGVRTAVRETVRPGLPLSDAIAHVNRHVHGMTSVGNFIALFCALIDPRTGVVEYCVAGIEPPLWIRSRRERCEPLTRGGPVLGVDPDAGYHAGTIRLDPGDTLVAYSDGVIDEEDSEGEPFGPQRLAALLRAEREHEPRRLLASIFERVKAHAAAEAVDDTTVVVVRRSQEVHVGTESAAGSG
- a CDS encoding M28 family peptidase; this translates as MPRLRLLLCAVALLGATTAMAGPVVHLVDSGTPRPSEAEVQVRILGDRTVWVPAPGATPALPASARTLRAPDGEQLYVVRESAVHADDDLRTLARWSGHRIVALDDPAGHSHLSHHFERLTWLTPPPRPRDGVANLPRRVDSAAKTALIDEVDLARYSEIVRKLSGDLPLDASGRSGTITTRYTYSEGQAGGVDDAVAWLTTGFESAGYSVVSQTVPMPGWTTQNLIAIREGAGLPDEVVVVGAHYDATSEIPTQLAPGAEDNASGTAAVLHLAEVFADAVPERSVHFVCFGGEEQGLYGSQAYVDQLAANGWTVTAALTMDMVSAWQDDFGVLIEANQASEPLMTSLRDNVVALGGLEWSFSFNPFGSDHIPFLQAGIPALLAIEEDWAAYGDYHRSTDTYQQLDPTLGHAITRALAGTIVDQAGLSTSVGIDEPDVPAVLANDRAWLGRPVPNPFNPRTLVAYAIPREGHVSLRVYDARGRIVRNLVESVHAAGRDEVMWDGTDRTGRPVASGLYFTRLEFEGQVVTRRMVLAR
- a CDS encoding valine--tRNA ligase encodes the protein MDKQYDPTGLEEKWYPQWEEAGLFTPPEDLEPTEDAPAFVITLPPPNVTGILHIGHCLGAGIMDALVRYYRMCGRPTLFVPGTDHASIATENKVVAQLRSEGIDARDLDRDAFLERAWKWADDHHDVIVSQFKRYGVSLDWTREAFTMDEQRTRAVLTAFVKLYEKGLVFRGDYMTNWSVAQQSAVSDEEVVHKEVNGKLWHFRYPLKETGYLVVATTRPETMLGDTAVAVNPDAEKTAWLKGQTVILPLVGREMPVIEDDHVDPEFGTGCVKVTPAHDPNDYEMGKRHDLDFVNILDPDGTISDAAPEAYRGLDRFEARKKVVADMEAEGLLEKIEDHTHMVGYHDRSDTVIEPYISKQWFLKMDDLAKPAIEAVEKGEITIFPDRWQGVYFHWMRNIRDWCISRQLRWGHRIPFYECADCGHEMVQVDAPTRCAECGSESLEQDEDVLDTWFSSWLWTFSPLGWPEKTDDLRKFHPTSVLVTGSDIIFFWVARMIMASYEFLDEPPFEEVLFHGIVRDEKGRKLSKSLGNSPDPIELMDEYGADALRFVLVMLTPTGSDINFSDGTCETGRNFCTKIWNATRLLFGHLDESDLQFGEAQVERMERDLAPLEPDDDFDADAWLRAIHYATFGGDAPPTGELAPVELEDRWMLHRLAVAAQSVERSMEARRLNDAAYAGYDCFWHEYCDWYLEAIKPRLRGESPRERNTALVVALTVHALLLRLLHPFLPYITEELWHAHPATAGFVVAAPMPRFVGDPPLAADAVRFDRVRELVGAIRNLRGELGVPPGKRGRALLRGEGEVARGVEPLGGPIALLAKLESVEMLPMGEEAPAQSVSAVVGDLEVFLPLEGLVDLEEERKRLAKERDGVARRLNGVRGKLSNEKFVSKAPAEVVERERALEASLADTLTKLDERIAALQD